In Sulfitobacter sp. W027, a single window of DNA contains:
- a CDS encoding ribonuclease E/G has product MKGRTIILDHLGDVEAAALMVDGKLDDFLVDSDAPRVGTVYRAIADRPVKGQGGMFLKTPDGAAFLRQIKGLAPGQTILVQVSGHAEPGKAIPVTNKLLFKSRYAIVTPDAPGLNISRSIKDEEERDRLLEIAHEAAGGADLGLILRSSCAGADADDIAEDIANMLALADTVASDDGQEMEVLSEGDGPHLLAWRDWTAPAEVVTEAGGFSDHGVLEELDRLSSPQVPLGNGASIFVEPTRALVAVDVNTGSDASLAAGVKANMACARALPRALRLRGLGGQITLDLAPMPKKDRRTFESALRAAFRADDVDTTLVGWTPLGHYELQRKRARPVLAEVLAGGGE; this is encoded by the coding sequence ATGAAGGGCCGAACGATCATTCTCGACCATCTTGGCGATGTTGAAGCCGCTGCACTCATGGTGGACGGCAAGCTCGATGACTTTCTTGTAGACAGCGACGCGCCGCGCGTTGGCACCGTTTATCGCGCCATTGCGGATCGTCCGGTGAAGGGGCAGGGGGGCATGTTCCTCAAGACCCCAGACGGCGCGGCATTCTTGCGACAGATCAAAGGTCTCGCGCCCGGTCAGACGATCCTTGTGCAGGTCTCGGGCCATGCCGAGCCGGGCAAGGCGATCCCGGTGACCAACAAGCTGCTGTTCAAATCGCGCTATGCCATCGTGACGCCCGATGCACCGGGGCTGAACATCTCGCGCTCCATCAAAGACGAGGAAGAACGCGACCGGCTGCTTGAAATCGCCCATGAAGCCGCAGGCGGGGCCGATTTGGGGCTGATCCTGCGCTCCTCCTGCGCCGGGGCCGATGCCGATGATATTGCCGAGGATATCGCAAATATGCTGGCGCTTGCGGATACCGTCGCCAGTGATGACGGGCAGGAGATGGAAGTGCTGAGCGAAGGTGATGGCCCGCATCTGTTGGCATGGCGTGATTGGACTGCACCGGCCGAGGTCGTGACCGAAGCCGGGGGCTTCAGCGACCATGGTGTTTTGGAAGAGCTTGACCGCCTGTCCTCGCCGCAAGTGCCGCTTGGCAACGGAGCGTCGATCTTTGTTGAGCCGACCCGCGCGCTTGTGGCTGTGGACGTTAACACCGGAAGTGATGCATCGCTCGCTGCTGGCGTGAAGGCCAATATGGCCTGCGCCCGCGCTCTGCCCCGCGCTCTGCGTCTGCGCGGTCTTGGCGGGCAGATCACCCTCGATCTCGCTCCCATGCCCAAGAAGGATCGTCGTACCTTTGAAAGCGCGCTACGTGCCGCTTTCCGCGCCGATGATGTGGACACGACGCTGGTCGGTTGGACACCGCTGGGCCATTACGAATTGCAGCGCAAACGCGCCCGCCCGGTGCTGGCGGAGGTTCTTGCAGGGGGTGGCGAATGA
- a CDS encoding DNA gyrase inhibitor YacG: MSCPICKAETVKAHRPFCSRRCADIDLGRWFNGSYAVPSRDPDDVEAANVAAEAVQDSPVKPH; the protein is encoded by the coding sequence ATGAGCTGCCCGATCTGCAAAGCTGAGACCGTCAAAGCGCACCGCCCCTTCTGCTCGCGCCGCTGCGCCGACATCGATCTGGGCCGCTGGTTTAACGGCAGCTATGCCGTCCCGTCACGCGATCCCGATGATGTCGAGGCGGCCAATGTGGCCGCCGAAGCAGTACAAGACAGCCCCGTAAAGCCCCATTAA